In Populus alba chromosome 9, ASM523922v2, whole genome shotgun sequence, a genomic segment contains:
- the LOC118048596 gene encoding oligopeptide transporter 4 — MGSLEIQTPYTSSRLTDLEKPTTDAVEDDDVSPIEEVRLTVANTDDPTLPVWTFRMWFLGLISCSLLAFLNQFFSYRTEPLIISQITVQIASLPIGRSMAAVLPKTKFKIPGFGSRTFSLNPGPFNIKEHVLISIFANAGSAFGSGSAYAVGIVTIIKAFYGRSISFLAGWLLITTTQVLGYGWAGLLRKYVVEPAHMWWPGTLVQVSLFRALHEKDDGHRMTRAKFFVIALAGSFVWYLFPGYLFTTLSSISWVCWVFPKSVTAQQLGSGMRGLGLGAITLDWSVVASFLFSPLISPFFAIANVLVGYVFIIYVAMPLAFWGLDLYGASKFPIFSSHLFTAEGHKYNITAIVNNKFQLDIPNYEQQGRIHLSMFFALTYGFGFATIAATLTHVAFFYGREILQKYRASYKGKEDIHTKLMKRYKDIPSWWFYLLLGVTLIVALALCIFLNDQVQMPWWGLIFASAMAFVFTLPISIITATTNQTPGLNIITEYVMGVILPGRPIANVCFKTYGYMSMAQAVSFLNDFKLGHYMKIPPRSMFLVQFIGTVLAGTINLAVAWWLLNSIANICQDDLLPANSPWTCPSDRVFFDASVIWGLVGPKRIFGTLGNYQAMNWFFLGGALGPVIVWLLHKSFPKQSWIPLINLPVLLGATAYMPPATPVNYNAWIIVGTIFNFFIFRYKKTWWQRYNYVLSAALDAGVAFMAVLLYFSVGIEDRNLNWWGTNGEHCELATCPTAKGIMVDGCPVN, encoded by the exons ATGGGCAGCCTAGAGATCCAAACACCGTATACCTCCTCTAGACTCACTGACCTTGAAAAACCCACCACCGATGCTGTCGAAGACGACGACGTATCCCCTATCGAGGAGGTCCGACTGACCGTGGCCAACACGGACGACCCAACCCTACCTGTATGGACCTTCCGGATGTGGTTCTTAGGCCTGATTTCATGCAGCCTTCTAGCTTTCCTCAACCAATTCTTTTCTTACAGAACCGAGCCGCTTATTATAAGCCAGATAACCGTCCAAATAGCTTCACTCCCTATAGGCCGCTCCATGGCTGCTGTGCTACCAAAAACCAAGTTCAAGATTCCTGGTTTTGGGTCCAGAACTTTCTCTCTCAACCCAGGCCCGTTTAACATCAAAGAACACGTACTCATTTCTATATTTGCTAACGCCGGAAGTGCATTTGGTAGTGGATCTGCTTATGCTGTTGGTATTGTCACTATCATCAAAGCATTTTACGGAAGGAGTATTTCTTTCTTGGCTGGCTGGCTTCTCATTACCACTACTCAG GTGTTAGGATATGGCTGGGCAGGGCTACTGAGGAAGTATGTGGTGGAGCCAGCCCATATGTGGTGGCCTGGCACTCTCGTTCAGGTCTCTCTTTTCAG GGCTTTGCATGAGAAAGATGATGGTCACCGCATGACACGGGCAAAGTTCTTCGTTATTGCACTGGCTGGCAGTTTTGTCTGGTATCTATTCCCAGGATACCTATTTACAACACTCTCGAGCATTTCATGGGTCTGCTGGGTATTTCCGAAGTCAGTAACCGCACAGCAACTTGGTTCGGGCATGAGGGGACTTGGACTTGGAGCCATTACACTTGACTGGTCTGTCGTGGCTTCCTTCTTGTTCAGCCCCCTCATTAGTCCATTCTTTGCCATTGCCAATGTCCTTGTGGGATATGTATTCATAATTTACGTTGCAATGCCCTTAGCTTTCTGGGGCCTCGACTTGTACGGTGCAAGTAAATTTCCCATTTTCTCCTCACACCTGTTTACAGCAGAGGGTCACAAGTACAATATAACAGCTATTGTTAATAACAAGTTTCAGCTGGATATACCAAACTATGAACAGCAAGGACGAATTCATTTAAGCATGTTTTTTGCTCTCACTTATGGCTTCGGTTTTGCAACCATTGCCGCCACCCTTACTCACGTGGCTTTCTTCTATGGAAG GGAGATTCTCCAGAAATATCGGGCTTCTTACAAGGGCAAGGAGGATATCCATACAAAATTGATGAAAAGATACAAGGACATACCTTCCTGGTGGTTTTACTTGTTGCTTGGTGTGACATTAATTGTTGCTCTTGCACTGTGCATCTTCTTGAATGATCAAGTTCAGATGCCATGGTGGGGACTCATCTTCGCGAGTGCCATGGCCTTTGTCTTCACCCTTCCCATCAGCATCATAACTGCCACAACAAACCAG ACACCAGGGCTGAACATAATAACAGAGTATGTCATGGGTGTCATATTACCGGGGAGACCAATAGCCAATGTATGCTTCAAAACCTATGGATATATGAGCATGGCTCAGGCTGTTTCTTTCCTCAATGATTTCAAGCTAGGACATTACATGAAGATCCCTCCAAGATCGATGTTCTTGGTTCAG TTCATAGGAACAGTTCTTGCCGGAACCATCAACCTTGCAGTAGCCTGGTGGCTGCTGAACTCCATTGCAAACATATGCCAGGATGATCTGCTACCCGCTAACAGTCCTTGGACATGCCCAAGTGACCGAGTCTTCTTTGATGCTTCTGTCATATGGGGTTTGGTGGGACCAAAGCGGATCTTTGGAACACTTGGAAACTATCAGGCCATGAACTGGTTTTTCCTTGGAGGTGCACTAGGACCGGTTATAGTTTGGCTGCTACACAAATCATTCCCCAAGCAATCTTGGATTCCCCTAATTAATCTTCCGGTCCTTCTAGGAGCAACCGCATATATGCCTCCAGCTACACCAGTAAACTACAACGCCTGGATCATAGTTGGAacaattttcaatttcttcatcttccgtTACAAAAAGACGTGGTGGCAGAGGTACAATTATGTTCTTTCAGCTGCATTGGATGCCGGGGTGGCTTTCATGGCAGTGCTTTTGTACTTCTCAGTTGGAATAGAAGATAGGAATTTGAATTGGTGGGGTACAAATGGTGAACACTGTGAATTGGCAACTTGTCCAACAGCCAAGGGCATAATGGTTGATGGCTGTCCAGTTAACTAA
- the LOC118048600 gene encoding uncharacterized protein isoform X2, giving the protein MREEPVANVEAEEMDGDLKEDTPLGDIPLYRHHFLGMVRQKAYIFDGDGNYYNKDWDFAEPKENEFCWYNVELPKINQKLPLFAQSLIDILCPPLKLQDILSLVSNGPFCSYVNGALVFRVNSPGPPTSNYTFRLAARITENSVITVSLGRVPRLGFSPTSKSLLSEIPSVETSGGPPSHNGGDQKEGSEFVIREHVLEFLLTMNHSEEADNPVPESVSNLVVHIIDTHVDHLQDVTTKLEIELDSVELELDKGGFALKKQMLDDRRFPNMHLNLQRILQVIAHGEQVFPRVKEKCSSKKWFCSEDINSLEELIGRLRRLKESVGFIANRVTAIQAGLDSWQAEQINKKLYYLSFLSIIFLPLSIITGVFGMNVGGVPWTEQKNPEEKDGFRNVMFLCVGMLVLLLLCFLFPALYTHIAAWLRRMALKRSWSLNRKSFLKRTVPVKETGGYIRL; this is encoded by the exons ATGAG GGAAGAGCCTGTCGCCAACGTGGAGGCAGAGGAGATGGACGGAGACCTCAAGGAGGATACTCCTCTCGGGGACATCCCTCTCTACCGCCACCATTTTTTGGGTATGGTGAGACAGAAAGCCTATATATTTGACGGTGATGGAAATTATTACAATAAAGATTGGGATTTTGCTGAACCTAAAGAAAACGAGTTTTGTTGGTACAATGTAGAACTTCCAAAAATTAACCAGAAGCTTCCGCTCTTCGCACAAAGCCTCATTGACATTCTTTGCCCTCCTTTGAAACTCCAAGATATTCTGTCACTGGTAAGCAATGGGCCCTTTTGTAGTTATGTTAACGGAGCACTCGTGTTCAGAGTTAATTCTCCTGGTCCTCCGACAAGCAATTATACATTTAGATTAGCTGCTAGAATTACTGAGAATTCGGTGATTACCGTGTCACTAGGACGGGTTCCAAGATTGGGTTTCTCTCCAACGAGTAAATCCCTTCTCTCTGAGATTCCTAGTGTGGAGACTAGTGGTGGGCCGCCCTCACATAATGGAGGGGATCAAAAGGAAGGAAGTGAGTTTGTGATTAGAGAGCATGTTCTTGAGTTCTTATTAACAATGAACCACTCAGAGGAGGCTGATAATCCCGTGCCGGAATCTGTCTCAAATCTTGTTGTTCACATCATTGACACGCATGTTGATCACCTTCAAGATGTTACCACCAAACTCGAGATAGAGCTTGACTCCGTGGAGCTTGAATTAGACAAAG GAGGTTTTGCATTAAAGAAACAGATGCTTGATGATAGAAGATTTCCTAATATGCATCTTAATCTTCAACGTATATTGCAG GTGATTGCACATGGGGAGCAAGTATTTCCGCgagtaaaagaaaaatgttcTTCAAAAAAATGGTTTTGCAGTGAAGACATTAACTCCCTAGAAGAGTTAATTGGAAGGCTAAGGAGGCTAAAAGAGAGTGTGGGGTTTATAGCCAATCGTGTCACGGCAATTCAGGCAGGTTTGGATAGCTGGCAGGCTGAGCAAATAAACAAGAAACTGTACTATCTCTCGTTCCTTTCAATTATATTCCTCCCATTGTCAATCATCACTGGAG TCTTTGGCATGAATGTGGGAGGAGTTCCATGGACAGAGCAAAAGAACCCAGAGGAGAAAGATGGTTTCCGCAATGTGATGTTTCTCTGCGTGGGAATGCTAGTTCTCCTTCTTCTATGCTTCCTTTTCCCAGCTCTTTACACCCATATAGCTGCCTGGCTACGAAGGATGGCTTTGAAAAGAAGCTGGTCTCTCAACAGGAAATCTTTTCTCAAGAGAACTGTTCCGGTTAAAGAAACAGGTGGTTATATTCGCCTTTGA
- the LOC118048600 gene encoding uncharacterized protein isoform X1, whose product MHIDREEPVANVEAEEMDGDLKEDTPLGDIPLYRHHFLGMVRQKAYIFDGDGNYYNKDWDFAEPKENEFCWYNVELPKINQKLPLFAQSLIDILCPPLKLQDILSLVSNGPFCSYVNGALVFRVNSPGPPTSNYTFRLAARITENSVITVSLGRVPRLGFSPTSKSLLSEIPSVETSGGPPSHNGGDQKEGSEFVIREHVLEFLLTMNHSEEADNPVPESVSNLVVHIIDTHVDHLQDVTTKLEIELDSVELELDKGGFALKKQMLDDRRFPNMHLNLQRILQVIAHGEQVFPRVKEKCSSKKWFCSEDINSLEELIGRLRRLKESVGFIANRVTAIQAGLDSWQAEQINKKLYYLSFLSIIFLPLSIITGVFGMNVGGVPWTEQKNPEEKDGFRNVMFLCVGMLVLLLLCFLFPALYTHIAAWLRRMALKRSWSLNRKSFLKRTVPVKETGGYIRL is encoded by the exons ATGCACATAGACAGGGAAGAGCCTGTCGCCAACGTGGAGGCAGAGGAGATGGACGGAGACCTCAAGGAGGATACTCCTCTCGGGGACATCCCTCTCTACCGCCACCATTTTTTGGGTATGGTGAGACAGAAAGCCTATATATTTGACGGTGATGGAAATTATTACAATAAAGATTGGGATTTTGCTGAACCTAAAGAAAACGAGTTTTGTTGGTACAATGTAGAACTTCCAAAAATTAACCAGAAGCTTCCGCTCTTCGCACAAAGCCTCATTGACATTCTTTGCCCTCCTTTGAAACTCCAAGATATTCTGTCACTGGTAAGCAATGGGCCCTTTTGTAGTTATGTTAACGGAGCACTCGTGTTCAGAGTTAATTCTCCTGGTCCTCCGACAAGCAATTATACATTTAGATTAGCTGCTAGAATTACTGAGAATTCGGTGATTACCGTGTCACTAGGACGGGTTCCAAGATTGGGTTTCTCTCCAACGAGTAAATCCCTTCTCTCTGAGATTCCTAGTGTGGAGACTAGTGGTGGGCCGCCCTCACATAATGGAGGGGATCAAAAGGAAGGAAGTGAGTTTGTGATTAGAGAGCATGTTCTTGAGTTCTTATTAACAATGAACCACTCAGAGGAGGCTGATAATCCCGTGCCGGAATCTGTCTCAAATCTTGTTGTTCACATCATTGACACGCATGTTGATCACCTTCAAGATGTTACCACCAAACTCGAGATAGAGCTTGACTCCGTGGAGCTTGAATTAGACAAAG GAGGTTTTGCATTAAAGAAACAGATGCTTGATGATAGAAGATTTCCTAATATGCATCTTAATCTTCAACGTATATTGCAG GTGATTGCACATGGGGAGCAAGTATTTCCGCgagtaaaagaaaaatgttcTTCAAAAAAATGGTTTTGCAGTGAAGACATTAACTCCCTAGAAGAGTTAATTGGAAGGCTAAGGAGGCTAAAAGAGAGTGTGGGGTTTATAGCCAATCGTGTCACGGCAATTCAGGCAGGTTTGGATAGCTGGCAGGCTGAGCAAATAAACAAGAAACTGTACTATCTCTCGTTCCTTTCAATTATATTCCTCCCATTGTCAATCATCACTGGAG TCTTTGGCATGAATGTGGGAGGAGTTCCATGGACAGAGCAAAAGAACCCAGAGGAGAAAGATGGTTTCCGCAATGTGATGTTTCTCTGCGTGGGAATGCTAGTTCTCCTTCTTCTATGCTTCCTTTTCCCAGCTCTTTACACCCATATAGCTGCCTGGCTACGAAGGATGGCTTTGAAAAGAAGCTGGTCTCTCAACAGGAAATCTTTTCTCAAGAGAACTGTTCCGGTTAAAGAAACAGGTGGTTATATTCGCCTTTGA
- the LOC118048600 gene encoding uncharacterized protein isoform X3: MHIDREEPVANVEAEEMDGDLKEDTPLGDIPLYRHHFLGMVRQKAYIFDGDGNYYNKDWDFAEPKENEFCWYNVELPKINQKLPLFAQSLIDILCPPLKLQDILSLVSNGPFCSYVNGALVFRVNSPGPPTSNYTFRLAARITENSVITVSLGRVPRLGFSPTSKSLLSEIPSVETSGGPPSHNGGDQKEGSEFVIREHVLEFLLTMNHSEEADNPVPESVSNLVVHIIDTHVDHLQDVTTKLEIELDSVELELDKGGFALKKQMLDDRRFPNMHLNLQRILQVIAHGEQVFPRVKEKCSSKKWFCSEDINSLEELIGRLRRLKESVGFIANRVTAIQAGLDSWQAEQINKKLYYLSFLSIIFLPLSIITGARNSLWHECGRSSMDRAKEPRGERWFPQCDVSLRGNASSPSSMLPFPSSLHPYSCLATKDGFEKKLVSQQEIFSQENCSG, from the exons ATGCACATAGACAGGGAAGAGCCTGTCGCCAACGTGGAGGCAGAGGAGATGGACGGAGACCTCAAGGAGGATACTCCTCTCGGGGACATCCCTCTCTACCGCCACCATTTTTTGGGTATGGTGAGACAGAAAGCCTATATATTTGACGGTGATGGAAATTATTACAATAAAGATTGGGATTTTGCTGAACCTAAAGAAAACGAGTTTTGTTGGTACAATGTAGAACTTCCAAAAATTAACCAGAAGCTTCCGCTCTTCGCACAAAGCCTCATTGACATTCTTTGCCCTCCTTTGAAACTCCAAGATATTCTGTCACTGGTAAGCAATGGGCCCTTTTGTAGTTATGTTAACGGAGCACTCGTGTTCAGAGTTAATTCTCCTGGTCCTCCGACAAGCAATTATACATTTAGATTAGCTGCTAGAATTACTGAGAATTCGGTGATTACCGTGTCACTAGGACGGGTTCCAAGATTGGGTTTCTCTCCAACGAGTAAATCCCTTCTCTCTGAGATTCCTAGTGTGGAGACTAGTGGTGGGCCGCCCTCACATAATGGAGGGGATCAAAAGGAAGGAAGTGAGTTTGTGATTAGAGAGCATGTTCTTGAGTTCTTATTAACAATGAACCACTCAGAGGAGGCTGATAATCCCGTGCCGGAATCTGTCTCAAATCTTGTTGTTCACATCATTGACACGCATGTTGATCACCTTCAAGATGTTACCACCAAACTCGAGATAGAGCTTGACTCCGTGGAGCTTGAATTAGACAAAG GAGGTTTTGCATTAAAGAAACAGATGCTTGATGATAGAAGATTTCCTAATATGCATCTTAATCTTCAACGTATATTGCAG GTGATTGCACATGGGGAGCAAGTATTTCCGCgagtaaaagaaaaatgttcTTCAAAAAAATGGTTTTGCAGTGAAGACATTAACTCCCTAGAAGAGTTAATTGGAAGGCTAAGGAGGCTAAAAGAGAGTGTGGGGTTTATAGCCAATCGTGTCACGGCAATTCAGGCAGGTTTGGATAGCTGGCAGGCTGAGCAAATAAACAAGAAACTGTACTATCTCTCGTTCCTTTCAATTATATTCCTCCCATTGTCAATCATCACTGGAG CTCGTAACAGTCTTTGGCATGAATGTGGGAGGAGTTCCATGGACAGAGCAAAAGAACCCAGAGGAGAAAGATGGTTTCCGCAATGTGATGTTTCTCTGCGTGGGAATGCTAGTTCTCCTTCTTCTATGCTTCCTTTTCCCAGCTCTTTACACCCATATAGCTGCCTGGCTACGAAGGATGGCTTTGAAAAGAAGCTGGTCTCTCAACAGGAAATCTTTTCTCAAGAGAACTGTTCCGGTTAA
- the LOC118048600 gene encoding uncharacterized protein isoform X4 has product MDGDLKEDTPLGDIPLYRHHFLGMVRQKAYIFDGDGNYYNKDWDFAEPKENEFCWYNVELPKINQKLPLFAQSLIDILCPPLKLQDILSLVSNGPFCSYVNGALVFRVNSPGPPTSNYTFRLAARITENSVITVSLGRVPRLGFSPTSKSLLSEIPSVETSGGPPSHNGGDQKEGSEFVIREHVLEFLLTMNHSEEADNPVPESVSNLVVHIIDTHVDHLQDVTTKLEIELDSVELELDKGGFALKKQMLDDRRFPNMHLNLQRILQVIAHGEQVFPRVKEKCSSKKWFCSEDINSLEELIGRLRRLKESVGFIANRVTAIQAGLDSWQAEQINKKLYYLSFLSIIFLPLSIITGVFGMNVGGVPWTEQKNPEEKDGFRNVMFLCVGMLVLLLLCFLFPALYTHIAAWLRRMALKRSWSLNRKSFLKRTVPVKETGGYIRL; this is encoded by the exons ATGGACGGAGACCTCAAGGAGGATACTCCTCTCGGGGACATCCCTCTCTACCGCCACCATTTTTTGGGTATGGTGAGACAGAAAGCCTATATATTTGACGGTGATGGAAATTATTACAATAAAGATTGGGATTTTGCTGAACCTAAAGAAAACGAGTTTTGTTGGTACAATGTAGAACTTCCAAAAATTAACCAGAAGCTTCCGCTCTTCGCACAAAGCCTCATTGACATTCTTTGCCCTCCTTTGAAACTCCAAGATATTCTGTCACTGGTAAGCAATGGGCCCTTTTGTAGTTATGTTAACGGAGCACTCGTGTTCAGAGTTAATTCTCCTGGTCCTCCGACAAGCAATTATACATTTAGATTAGCTGCTAGAATTACTGAGAATTCGGTGATTACCGTGTCACTAGGACGGGTTCCAAGATTGGGTTTCTCTCCAACGAGTAAATCCCTTCTCTCTGAGATTCCTAGTGTGGAGACTAGTGGTGGGCCGCCCTCACATAATGGAGGGGATCAAAAGGAAGGAAGTGAGTTTGTGATTAGAGAGCATGTTCTTGAGTTCTTATTAACAATGAACCACTCAGAGGAGGCTGATAATCCCGTGCCGGAATCTGTCTCAAATCTTGTTGTTCACATCATTGACACGCATGTTGATCACCTTCAAGATGTTACCACCAAACTCGAGATAGAGCTTGACTCCGTGGAGCTTGAATTAGACAAAG GAGGTTTTGCATTAAAGAAACAGATGCTTGATGATAGAAGATTTCCTAATATGCATCTTAATCTTCAACGTATATTGCAG GTGATTGCACATGGGGAGCAAGTATTTCCGCgagtaaaagaaaaatgttcTTCAAAAAAATGGTTTTGCAGTGAAGACATTAACTCCCTAGAAGAGTTAATTGGAAGGCTAAGGAGGCTAAAAGAGAGTGTGGGGTTTATAGCCAATCGTGTCACGGCAATTCAGGCAGGTTTGGATAGCTGGCAGGCTGAGCAAATAAACAAGAAACTGTACTATCTCTCGTTCCTTTCAATTATATTCCTCCCATTGTCAATCATCACTGGAG TCTTTGGCATGAATGTGGGAGGAGTTCCATGGACAGAGCAAAAGAACCCAGAGGAGAAAGATGGTTTCCGCAATGTGATGTTTCTCTGCGTGGGAATGCTAGTTCTCCTTCTTCTATGCTTCCTTTTCCCAGCTCTTTACACCCATATAGCTGCCTGGCTACGAAGGATGGCTTTGAAAAGAAGCTGGTCTCTCAACAGGAAATCTTTTCTCAAGAGAACTGTTCCGGTTAAAGAAACAGGTGGTTATATTCGCCTTTGA
- the LOC118048595 gene encoding heat shock 70 kDa protein, mitochondrial produces MATAALLRSLRRRDVASAPLAAYRSLSNNVKPSWAPSNFSQNLAGLSRAFSAKPAGSDVIGIDLGTTNSCVAVMEGKNPKVIENAEGSRTTPSVVGFTPKGELLMGTPAKRQAVTNPSNTVFGTKRLIGRKFDDPQTQKEMKMVPYKIVRAPNGDAWVEANGQQYSPSQIGAFILTKMKETAEAYLGKTISKAVITVPAYFNDAQRQATKDAGRIAGLDVQRIINEPTAAALSYGMNNKEGLIAVFDLGGGTFDVSILEISNGVFEVKATNGDTFLGGEDFDNTLLEYLVNEFKRTEGIDLSKDRLALQRLREAAEKAKIELSSTTQTDINLPFITADSSGAKHLNITLTRSKFESLVNHLIERTRIPCKNCLKDAGVSTKEVDEVLLVGGMTRVPRVQEIVSEIFGKSPSKGVNPDEAVAMGAAIQGGILRGDVKELLLLDVTPLSLGIETLGGIFTRLISRNTTIPTKKSQVFSTAADNQTQVGIKVLQGEREMASDNKMLGEFELMGIPPAPRGMPQIEVTFDIDANGIVTVSAKDKSTGKEQQITIRSSGGLSEDEIEKMVKEAELFAQKDQDRKALIDIKNSADTTIYSIEKSLDEYREKIPSEVAKEIEDAVADLRKAMGGDNVDDVKSKLDAANKAVSKIGEHLNKGSSGGGDSASGGSQGGDQAPEAEYEEVKK; encoded by the exons ATGGCCACAGCTGCTCTCCTCCGCTCTCTACGACGCCGTGACGTCGCATCCGCTCCTCTCGCGGCCTACAGATCC TTGAGTAATAATGTGAAGCCATCGTGGGCTCCTTCTAATTTCAGCCAAAATTTGGCTGGTTTGTCCAGAGCTTTCAG TGCAAAACCTGCAGGCAGTGATGTTATAGGTATTGATTTGGGTACCACAAATTCATGTGTTGCGGTCATGGAAGGGAAG AATCCCAAAGTTATTGAGAATGCTGAAGGATCTAGGACAACCCCTTCAGTTGTTGGCTTCACCCCAAAGGGAGAGTTACTCATGGGCACGCCAGCAAAACGCCAGGCTGTGACAAATCCGAGCAATACAGTGTTTGGAACTAAGCGTTTGATTGGTAGGAAGTTTGATGATCCTCAAACACAAAAGGAGATGAAAATGGTTCCGTATAAGATTGTCAGGGCCCCAAATGGAGATGCATGGGTTGAAGCCAATGGACAGCAATATTCCCCGAGTCAAATTGGGGCCTTTATTCTGACCAAGATGAAAGAAACTGCTGAAGCATATCTcggaaaaacaatttcaaaagctgTGATCACTGTGCCAGCTTATTTCAATGATGCTCAAAGACAAGCTACAAAGGATGCTGGAAGAATTGCTGGCCTTGATGTGCAGAGAATCATCAATGAACCTACTGCTGCAGCACTTTCCTATGGTATGAACAACAAGGAGGGTCTCATTGCAGTGTTTGACCTTGGAGGTGGGACATTTGATGTTTCTATCTTGGAGATCTCTAATGGTGTTTTTGAG GTCAAAGCTACAAATGGTGACACATTTTTGGGAGGAGAGGACTTTGACAACACCCTTTTAGAGTACTTAGTCAATGAGTTTAAGAGAACTGAGGGAATTGATCTTTCAAAAGATAGGCTAGCTCTGCAGAGGCTCCGTGAAGCAGCAGAAAAGGCCAAGATAGAACTCTCCTCGACCACTCAGACTGATATCAACTTACCATTTATCACAGCTGATTCATCGGGTGCTAAACATTTGAATATAACACTGACCAGATCCAAATTTGAAAGCTTGGTAAATCACTTGATTGAGAGGACAAGGATCCCATGCAAGAACTGTTTGAAGGATGCTGGCGTTTCTACCAAGGAAGTTGATGAGGTTCTTCTTGTTGGAGGAATGACTCGTGTTCCCAGGGTTCAAGAGATAGTATCAGAGATCTTTGGAAAGAGCCCCAGCAAGGGAGTAAACCCTGATGAGGCAGTGGCAATGGGAGCTGCAATTCAGGGTGGAATTTTACGGGGAGATGTCAAAGAATTGCTTCTTCTTGATGTCACTCCCTTATCACTTGGTATAGAGACACTTGGCGGTATCTTCACCAGGTTGATCAGCAGGAACACAACAATTCCTACAAAGAAGAGTCAG GTCTTCTCTACAGCAGCTGACAACCAGACGCAGGTTGGTATCAAGGTGCTGCAAGGTGAGCGTGAAATGGCATCTGACAACAAGATGCTGGGAGAATTTGAACTTATGGGTATTCCACCAGCTCCCAGGGGCATGCCTCAAATTGAGGTGACCTTTGACATTGATGCTAATGGTATTGTCACTGTCTCTGCCAAGGACAAATCCACTGGTAAAGAACAGCAGATCACCATCCGTTCATCTGGAGGTCTTTCAGAAGATGAGATTGAGAAGATGGTCAAGGAGGCCGAACTGTTTGCGCAGAAGGATCAAGATAGAAAGGCCttgattgatattaaaaatagtgCTGACACCACTATCTACAGCATTGAAAAGAGCCTTGATGAGTACAGGGAAAAGATCCCTTCTGAAGTTGCAAAGGAGATTGAGGATGCTGTTGCAGATTTGAGGAAGGCAATGGGTGGAGACAATGTTGATGATGTCAAATCCAAACTAGACGCCGCAAACAAAGCAGTTTCAAAGATTGGAGAACACTTGAATAAGGGCAGCAGTGGTGGAGGTGATAGTGCTTCTGGAGGTTCACAGGGTGGCGACCAGGCTCCTGAAGCTGAATACGAGGAGGTGAAGAAGTGA